TTGTTATCATGTAGAGTCGAATGTAGCAGTAAAAAATGAGCAAAGCACAGAAGAGCGCGGCAACGAAGAAGTAAATGTGGATCGCTACCACGTTCTGGACCTGAATGAGGCCAAGAGAGATGAGGACTAGACAAACAGCCAACTCCTCATGGGAAttccccctccccacctccatCATGATCACCAGGGTGAATGGGTACACGGCTGCCAGAACCCACACCCCCACCAGTATGCGGTGGGTGCGGGCAGGAGGAAGAAAGTCATGGTAGCGGAGAGGCCAGCGGACAGCAGCGTAGGTGTCCACCACCATGAGGGTGATGGTGAGGACGGTGCAGCAGTAGGCGGTGACGGTGACGGCTGTGAACAGCCCACACACGACCCCGGGGACCTGAGCACTCACGGCGTTGCAGATCATAATGGCCAGgttgaggatgaggaagagcGTGTCTGCCATCAGGGTGTTGGCCACCAGCAGGTAGCGTGTCTCCCGCCTCAAGGCACGGGACAGGAAGATGCATGCCAGGAGGACAGGGTTGGCCAGCAAGGTGGCCAGGGTGACGACTGTGGTGGGGATGAAAAAAAACTCCATGTGCCACCTCCGCAGACTGTCCACCCACTCCTGGGTGAGGTTGGCCACCAGtactgatgatgtcattttgtCTCTCGGATTCGGAGAGACACAGATGCactcacacagaggtgtgattTACGATGTGTTGATtacttcctcctgcagcttcctgtgaatgaaaaaaacaaattaatatcaGGAACTGAAACtgcttaaaaatgtaatatctgCTTCATTGTTACTTTTAAAATTAACACCACAGTTTTGCCACTTAATTAAGTGCgtcagtgaaaacacaaggaGGCTGTTCTTT
Above is a window of Hippoglossus hippoglossus isolate fHipHip1 chromosome 17, fHipHip1.pri, whole genome shotgun sequence DNA encoding:
- the LOC117778108 gene encoding probable G-protein coupled receptor 148 — protein: MTSSVLVANLTQEWVDSLRRWHMEFFFIPTTVVTLATLLANPVLLACIFLSRALRRETRYLLVANTLMADTLFLILNLAIMICNAVSAQVPGVVCGLFTAVTVTAYCCTVLTITLMVVDTYAAVRWPLRYHDFLPPARTHRILVGVWVLAAVYPFTLVIMMEVGRGNSHEELAVCLVLISLGLIQVQNVVAIHIYFFVAALFCALLIFYCYIRLYMITRTHGIWQSRFSRARVTLLAHGVLLLLYFAPGFVFILELFLFQRKDISQDVRVWISTVNMCVFMLLPRAFAPYLYGLRYREISDTLMQLLHRHRDSA